A section of the Flavobacterium ardleyense genome encodes:
- a CDS encoding SOS response-associated peptidase, with the protein MCYHVTQTKMKIEAEKRFDAEVDPKVNFAPQNHYNGFDFPAMPIITDQNPLIITHFNWGLIPHWATDNEIRKSTLNAKIETVTEKPSFRDIVNQRCLIIADGYLEWKWLDAKGKNKQKYSIFEPDHGLFAFAGLYSITQNAETGKEQKTFTMLTTEANELMSEIHNSKKRMPIILKREDEQKWLKRDSLQNYAFPYSVELSAEAEKAANEGWTLFDSL; encoded by the coding sequence ATGTGCTACCACGTTACCCAAACAAAAATGAAGATTGAAGCTGAGAAGCGCTTTGACGCTGAGGTTGATCCTAAAGTTAACTTCGCTCCTCAAAATCACTACAACGGATTTGACTTTCCTGCGATGCCAATTATTACCGATCAAAATCCCTTGATTATAACTCATTTCAATTGGGGACTGATTCCACATTGGGCTACGGATAATGAGATTCGAAAAAGTACGCTTAACGCGAAAATAGAGACTGTTACCGAAAAACCGTCGTTTAGAGACATAGTAAATCAGCGTTGTCTGATCATTGCGGATGGTTATTTAGAATGGAAGTGGCTTGACGCCAAAGGCAAAAACAAGCAGAAATACTCGATTTTCGAGCCCGACCACGGATTATTCGCTTTCGCGGGACTTTATTCGATTACTCAAAATGCCGAAACTGGAAAGGAGCAGAAAACTTTTACGATGCTCACTACCGAAGCCAACGAACTGATGTCGGAAATTCACAATAGTAAAAAGCGAATGCCGATTATTTTGAAAAGAGAAGATGAGCAAAAATGGCTTAAGAGAGATTCACTTCAAAATTATGCTTTTCCCTATTCTGTAGAATTGTCTGCCGAAGCAGAAAAAGCTGCAAATGAAGGTTGGACACTTTTTGATTCACTATAA
- a CDS encoding outer membrane beta-barrel protein: MKLLKIILFILITHFASAQKVVGLGGVGLYLNTSFDNSSYFSANLGLEYSITNYLKPEVRVEYFLGSLPEIETFNEEFVKTEIFSRNISAVTIGVSPKINLSRKEDTIQFHIIPMYNFTTIFADGTILTLDSQPDTFRKSKVESVRETEHSFGIGVGVLLKIDSATYQAIAFELNYNNIDLGKAFTKIDFNRDSFHTNQSFGIRVKYYFGFASAERQ, from the coding sequence ATGAAACTCCTCAAAATAATTCTATTTATTCTAATCACGCATTTCGCTTCTGCACAAAAAGTCGTTGGTCTTGGTGGTGTTGGACTTTACTTAAATACTAGCTTTGACAATAGTAGCTATTTTTCTGCAAATCTCGGTTTAGAATATAGTATCACCAATTACCTAAAGCCAGAAGTAAGAGTCGAATACTTTTTAGGTTCTTTGCCTGAAATAGAAACTTTTAATGAGGAATTTGTCAAGACAGAGATTTTCAGCAGAAACATTTCTGCTGTGACCATAGGTGTTTCTCCCAAAATTAATCTCAGCAGAAAAGAAGATACGATTCAATTTCACATAATTCCAATGTATAATTTTACTACCATCTTTGCCGATGGCACTATTTTAACCTTGGATTCTCAACCAGATACTTTCAGAAAAAGCAAGGTCGAAAGTGTTCGAGAAACAGAGCACTCGTTTGGGATTGGAGTAGGAGTACTTCTTAAAATTGATAGTGCAACCTATCAAGCGATTGCTTTCGAATTAAACTACAATAATATCGACCTAGGAAAAGCATTTACCAAAATTGATTTTAATAGAGACTCGTTCCATACAAATCAATCGTTTGGTATTCGAGTAAAATATTATTTTGGGTTTGCGAGCGCAGAGAGACAGTAG
- a CDS encoding DUF6804 family protein has translation MDKLIKIILAVLLFLYLLKMPYGFYQFVRFAALVGFAILAFMANQNNKQTEMIVYIVLALLFQPFVKIALGRQIWNILDVVVGIALIVSIFQKSQRKRI, from the coding sequence ATGGACAAACTCATCAAAATAATTCTCGCAGTTCTACTCTTTCTTTACCTATTAAAAATGCCTTATGGGTTTTATCAATTTGTACGATTCGCAGCTTTAGTTGGTTTTGCAATCTTGGCTTTTATGGCAAACCAAAACAACAAACAGACGGAAATGATTGTGTATATTGTACTTGCATTGCTTTTTCAACCATTCGTAAAAATTGCACTTGGAAGGCAAATTTGGAATATTCTTGATGTAGTGGTCGGAATTGCACTAATTGTTTCGATATTTCAAAAATCTCAACGCAAACGAATCTAA